Proteins encoded within one genomic window of Amycolatopsis nigrescens CSC17Ta-90:
- a CDS encoding TetR/AcrR family transcriptional regulator: MSTDSAPKWRRLEPDERKEQIFDCAARLFGERPYTDVSTSDIAAEAGVARGLINHYFGTKRELYLAVIRRALTVPHFAVEILPDGTLEARANAAVDWFLDMVTSQEKMWLAAIAPEGIGRDLEVERILEEADRESADRVLEAVGLSRASLRGNELNALVRAYGGMVKAAGREWLVRGALNRQQVHSLLSRTLVTLVGDVFPDIQRN; this comes from the coding sequence ATGAGCACGGATTCCGCGCCCAAGTGGCGGCGGCTCGAGCCGGACGAGCGCAAGGAGCAGATCTTCGACTGCGCCGCGCGGCTGTTCGGCGAACGTCCCTACACCGATGTGTCCACATCGGACATCGCAGCCGAGGCCGGAGTGGCCAGGGGCTTGATCAACCATTACTTCGGCACCAAACGCGAGCTCTACCTCGCGGTCATCCGGCGCGCGCTGACGGTCCCGCACTTCGCCGTGGAGATCCTGCCGGACGGCACCCTGGAGGCCAGGGCGAACGCGGCGGTGGACTGGTTCCTGGACATGGTGACCAGCCAGGAGAAGATGTGGCTTGCCGCGATCGCGCCGGAGGGCATCGGCCGGGACCTCGAGGTGGAGCGCATCCTGGAGGAGGCCGACCGCGAGTCCGCCGACCGGGTGCTCGAAGCGGTCGGGCTGTCCAGGGCGAGCCTGCGCGGCAACGAGCTGAACGCACTGGTCCGCGCCTACGGCGGGATGGTCAAGGCGGCCGGCCGGGAGTGGCTGGTGCGCGGCGCGCTGAACCGCCAGCAGGTGCACAGCCTGCTCAGCCGAACCCTGGTCACCCTCGTCGGCGACGTCTTCCCCGACATCCAACGCAACTGA